A single Fusobacterium sp. JB019 DNA region contains:
- a CDS encoding L-threonylcarbamoyladenylate synthase gives MMKARDINYEIIGKKLKEGKIIIYPTDTVYGVGGIITNEETIKNIYRAKTRSFSSPLIALVSSLEKIKEIAYIDYNKEKVLKLIEKFWPGGLTIILRKKDVVPGIMISNGETVGVRMPNHEIALKIIESAGGILPTTSANISGEPTPRSYEELSDKFKERVDIIIDGGESPIGEASTIIDMSNKNIRILREGSISKEHIEKIIGKI, from the coding sequence ATGATGAAAGCAAGAGATATAAACTATGAAATAATAGGAAAAAAATTAAAAGAAGGAAAAATAATAATTTATCCAACAGATACAGTTTACGGTGTTGGTGGAATTATAACTAACGAGGAAACTATAAAGAATATTTATAGAGCTAAAACTAGAAGTTTTTCATCACCTTTGATAGCTCTTGTAAGTAGTTTAGAAAAAATAAAGGAAATAGCTTATATTGATTATAACAAAGAAAAAGTATTAAAATTAATAGAAAAATTTTGGCCTGGAGGACTAACAATAATTTTAAGAAAAAAAGATGTTGTTCCAGGGATAATGATTTCAAATGGAGAGACAGTTGGAGTTAGAATGCCTAATCATGAGATAGCATTGAAAATTATTGAAAGTGCTGGTGGAATCCTTCCAACTACAAGTGCAAATATTTCCGGAGAGCCTACTCCTCGTTCGTATGAGGAATTATCAGATAAATTTAAAGAAAGAGTTGATATAATTATAGATGGTGGGGAAAGTCCAATAGGAGAAGCTTCAACTATAATAGATATGAGCAATAAAAATATTAGAATTTTAAGAGAAGGTAGTATTTCAAAGGAACATATAGAAAAGATAATAGGAAAAATATAG
- a CDS encoding ribose-phosphate pyrophosphokinase: MEMDMKEVKIFSGTSNLELAGKIAKKLDLDLGKAEIVRFKDGEIYVRVDETVRGNDVFVIQPTSGPVNENLMELLIFIDALKRASAKTINILMPYYGYARQERKSSPREPITAKLVANLLTTAGADRVVTMDLHADQIQGFYDIPVDHLQALPLLAKYFINKGFRGDQTVVVSPDIGGVKRARKLAEWLDCKIAIIDKRRPKPNLSEVMNLIGDVEGKRAIFIDDMIDTAGTITNGVEAIMKRGAKEAYICCSHAILSGPAVERLEKCPVDEVIVTDSIRLSEDKKIDKIKVLSIDNLFAEAIRRIVTHQSVSELFESIDNLK; encoded by the coding sequence ATGGAAATGGACATGAAAGAAGTTAAAATTTTTTCAGGAACATCAAATTTGGAGCTAGCTGGTAAGATAGCAAAAAAACTTGATTTGGATTTAGGTAAGGCAGAGATTGTTAGATTTAAAGATGGAGAAATTTATGTAAGAGTTGATGAAACAGTTAGAGGAAATGACGTATTTGTTATTCAACCAACATCAGGACCAGTAAATGAAAATTTAATGGAATTATTAATTTTTATAGATGCTTTAAAAAGAGCATCAGCAAAAACAATTAATATCTTAATGCCTTATTATGGTTATGCAAGACAAGAAAGAAAATCAAGTCCTAGAGAACCAATTACAGCAAAATTAGTTGCTAACTTATTAACTACTGCAGGAGCAGATAGAGTAGTAACTATGGATTTACATGCAGATCAAATTCAAGGATTCTATGATATTCCAGTTGATCATTTACAAGCATTACCTTTATTAGCTAAATACTTTATAAACAAAGGATTTAGAGGGGATCAAACTGTAGTAGTTTCTCCTGATATTGGTGGAGTAAAAAGAGCTAGAAAATTAGCTGAATGGTTAGATTGTAAAATTGCAATAATTGATAAAAGAAGACCAAAACCAAACTTATCAGAAGTTATGAATTTAATTGGTGATGTAGAAGGTAAAAGAGCAATATTTATAGATGATATGATAGATACAGCAGGAACAATAACAAATGGAGTAGAGGCAATAATGAAAAGAGGAGCTAAAGAGGCTTATATTTGTTGTAGTCATGCAATCCTTTCAGGTCCAGCAGTTGAGAGATTAGAAAAATGTCCAGTAGACGAAGTGATAGTTACAGATTCTATAAGACTTTCAGAAGATAAGAAAATAGATAAAATAAAAGTTTTATCTATAGATAATTTATTTGCAGAAGCAATAAGAAGAATAGTAACACATCAGTCAGTTTCAGAATTATTTGAAAGTATAGATAATTTAAAATAA